A DNA window from Pseudomonas sp. B21-056 contains the following coding sequences:
- the pgaA gene encoding poly-beta-1,6 N-acetyl-D-glucosamine export porin PgaA, translated as MPRIVGPLIQCGLRPLFGAVLCSQLCWPAFAFADTAYDQSVLDARAGHYMPALTMLRQLPAGRASAAQISDHLQIASWAGLDTEVVKVYETQGHHHDLPVQALSATARAYRNLKRWDSAAELYRQALLIDPQNPDLQLGLALTQADAGKPDEAVNRARAMVAEKPEDPTRRMALGYALTRAGNPHEALFEYDQAFSRAGNWPEIAGEYINALQRARLPEPALRLARLQPGLIDRGVQRRLEGDVAAERVRLADMASRSEKERFVIADRALADYDKLLATWTPVAEAHDDVLRWRIDRMGALNARARRAEVIAEYQKLIAEGVSIPTYALRWVASSYLEQREPEIAVDLYRRVLTAPDADAADRFEDSTALYYALLESEKSEEARALAEDLAKSQRPRVELKGLPIGNPNDEWMDAQQLAAQSGTYGADLPSAEARLETLVNQGPGNIGLRLAQADLYQARDWPRRSESLLKEVEATTPRNRDLEIAQARAAMDLQEWRQLDALTDDVVARYPENAHVKRLQRQRDVHDMAELRIEAYTGKSYGGGNGDAGAVTGSRDFGIETLLYSPPIDEDWRLFGGVGYATGDFEEGTGHHRWQRLGVERRSRDMTLEAEVSNHAYGSGDKQGARVAVARDIDDHWQYGGSLDYLSVNTPLRALNSGIRANGGSGFIRWRAHESREWRLTVSPSHFSDGNNRLETLLTGREGIYSTPRLQVELGLDVEASRNSGSNEVPYFNPKSDFSVMPTVTANHVLHRRYETTWSQQFQVGAGSYSQRDHGTGAMGLLGYGQRFIWNDVLEAGATLSWLNRPYDGDRESDLRLLVDLTYRF; from the coding sequence ATGCTGCGTCAGCTACCGGCCGGACGGGCCAGCGCCGCGCAGATCAGTGATCATCTGCAGATTGCCAGTTGGGCCGGCCTGGATACCGAAGTGGTCAAGGTCTACGAGACCCAGGGGCACCATCATGACCTGCCGGTCCAGGCACTGAGCGCAACGGCCCGCGCCTATCGCAACCTCAAGCGCTGGGATTCGGCTGCCGAGTTGTACCGCCAGGCGCTGCTGATCGATCCTCAGAACCCCGACCTGCAACTCGGCCTGGCCTTGACCCAGGCCGATGCCGGCAAGCCTGATGAAGCCGTCAATCGGGCCAGGGCCATGGTCGCCGAGAAGCCTGAAGACCCGACGCGTCGAATGGCCTTGGGTTATGCCCTGACCCGCGCCGGCAATCCTCACGAGGCACTGTTCGAGTACGACCAGGCCTTCTCGCGTGCGGGCAACTGGCCCGAAATCGCCGGGGAATACATCAATGCCTTGCAGCGTGCACGCCTGCCGGAGCCGGCATTGCGTCTGGCTCGTCTCCAGCCGGGGCTGATCGACCGTGGCGTGCAGCGTCGACTGGAAGGCGACGTGGCAGCCGAACGGGTTCGCCTGGCGGACATGGCCAGTCGCAGCGAAAAGGAGCGCTTCGTCATCGCTGACCGTGCCCTGGCCGATTACGATAAGTTGCTCGCCACCTGGACCCCGGTGGCCGAGGCCCATGATGACGTACTCCGCTGGCGAATCGACCGCATGGGCGCGCTCAATGCCCGGGCCCGTCGGGCGGAAGTGATTGCCGAGTACCAGAAGTTGATCGCCGAAGGCGTGAGTATTCCCACTTATGCCCTGCGCTGGGTGGCGTCCTCCTACCTGGAGCAGCGTGAGCCGGAGATCGCTGTCGACCTGTACCGACGAGTGCTGACGGCGCCGGACGCCGATGCGGCGGATCGCTTCGAAGACAGTACCGCGCTTTATTACGCACTGCTGGAAAGCGAAAAGTCTGAAGAGGCCCGTGCCTTGGCCGAGGACCTGGCGAAGTCCCAGCGTCCACGGGTCGAGCTCAAGGGGCTGCCAATCGGTAATCCCAACGACGAATGGATGGATGCCCAGCAACTCGCCGCCCAATCCGGGACGTATGGTGCTGATCTGCCGTCCGCCGAGGCACGCCTGGAAACCCTGGTCAATCAAGGACCGGGCAATATCGGCCTGCGGCTGGCCCAGGCTGATCTGTATCAGGCGCGGGATTGGCCGCGACGTTCGGAAAGTCTGCTCAAGGAAGTCGAGGCGACCACCCCGCGCAACCGTGACCTGGAAATCGCCCAGGCCCGCGCCGCCATGGATTTGCAGGAATGGCGGCAGCTGGATGCGCTGACGGATGACGTGGTTGCTCGCTATCCGGAAAACGCCCATGTCAAACGCTTGCAACGCCAGCGCGACGTGCACGACATGGCTGAACTGCGCATCGAGGCCTACACCGGAAAAAGTTATGGCGGCGGCAACGGTGACGCCGGCGCGGTCACCGGCAGCCGGGACTTCGGTATCGAAACATTGCTCTACAGCCCACCCATCGACGAGGACTGGCGGCTGTTCGGCGGCGTCGGTTACGCCACTGGCGATTTCGAGGAAGGCACCGGCCATCACCGCTGGCAGCGCCTGGGTGTCGAGCGCCGTAGCCGCGACATGACCCTGGAAGCGGAGGTCTCCAACCACGCCTATGGCTCCGGTGACAAACAGGGCGCCCGCGTGGCGGTGGCCCGGGATATCGATGATCACTGGCAGTACGGCGGCAGTCTGGATTATCTCTCGGTCAACACGCCGCTGCGTGCGCTCAACAGCGGCATTCGCGCCAACGGCGGCAGCGGCTTCATCCGCTGGCGGGCCCATGAAAGCCGTGAGTGGCGATTGACGGTCAGCCCCTCCCATTTTAGCGATGGCAACAACCGTCTCGAGACCCTGCTGACCGGCCGCGAAGGCATCTACAGCACCCCACGCCTGCAAGTGGAACTGGGCCTGGACGTGGAGGCCAGCCGCAACAGTGGTTCCAACGAAGTGCCCTACTTCAACCCCAAGTCGGACTTCAGCGTCATGCCGACCGTCACGGCCAACCACGTGCTGCATCGTCGTTACGAAACCACGTGGAGCCAGCAATTCCAGGTCGGTGCCGGCAGCTACAGCCAGCGCGACCACGGCACCGGCGCCATGGGACTGCTCGGCTACGGCCAGCGTTTCATCTGGAACGACGTGCTTGAGGCCGGCGCCACCCTGAGCTGGCTCAACCGCCCTTACGACGGCGATCGTGAAAGCGATCTGCGCCTGCTCGTCGACCTCACCTACCGCTTCTAG